The uncultured Dysgonomonas sp. genome contains the following window.
CGACACGATTACTCCCTTAGGCATTTCCAGGTCGAGAACATCGAGTACCCGTTCGAATGACAGTTCGTCAAAGTAAAGACGGTCACACATGTCATAGTCCGTGGATACAGTCTCAGGATTATAATTAATCATGATAGATTTATACCCCAGTTTGCGGGCTGTCTGTACGGCATTTACCGAACACCAGTCAAATTCTACCGAGCTACCGATACGATATGCCCCCGAACCAAGTACCACGACGGATTTATCATTTTTAAAATACGGCACATCATGTTCGCTCCTGTCGTATGTCATATACAGGTAATTCGTCAAATCGGGATTTTCGGATGCAACCGTATTAATACGTTTCACAGACGGCAGTACATTCATCTTCTTGCGAAGAGTGCGTACACGAAGTGATTCTTTTTCCACATTTCCATCAGGATCTTCTACAAAACGCGCAATCTGGAAATCGGAAAATCCGAGGTGTTTTGCTTTCAATAGTACAGGTTCGGGGATTGCTTCTATACTATTATAATCTTTCAGGATAAGTGAATAGTCGTATATATTTTTCAGTTTTTCGAGGAACCACGGGTCAATCTTAGTCAGGTCGTGTATTCTTTCTACGGTATATCCTTCTTCAAATGCTTTGGCAATGGCGAATACACGCAGGTCGGTAGGGTTTGAAAGTTCTTCATCGAGGTTATTGAATTCCAACTCGCGGTTGCCTACAAAACCGTGCATCCCCTGTCCTATCATGCGAAGTCCTTTCTGTATTATCTCTTCGAAGGTTTTTCCGATAGACATTATTTCACCTACCGACTTCATACTGGAACCGATAAGGCGTGAAACCCCTACAAACTTACTCAAATCCCAACGCGGAATCTTACAGATCAGGTAATCGAGCGAAGGAGCTACATAAGCTGAATTAGGCGTCCCCATTTCTCCAATCTGGTCGAGAGTATAACCTAATGCGAGCTTAGCCGCTACAAAGGCCAACGGATAACCTGTCGCTTTGGATGCCAATGCGGAAGAACGGCTCAGGCGGGCATTAACCTCGATAACACGGTAGTCATCTGTTTCGGAATTGAAAGCATATTGGATATTACATTCCCCTACTATACCGATATGGCGAATGGCTTTCTTAGAAAGCTCCTGCAACATAGTCAGCTCTTTCTCGTCCAATGAACAAGTAGGAGCAACAACGATACTTTCCCCTGTGTGAATGCCGAGAGGGTCGAAATTCTCCATACTGGCAACGGTGAAGCAGTGGTCGTTCTTATCTCTTATAACCTCAAATTCTATTTCTTTCCAGCCTTTGAGTGATTCTTCCACCAATATCTGTTTGGAATAAGCAAATGAGCTTTCACACAAGGTCTTGAACTCTTCCAGATTATTACTGATACCGCTACCCAAACCACCTAAGGCATAAGCCGAACGTACCATAACAGGGAAACCGATACGGTTAGCAGCAGTGATAGCATCTTCCATTGTTTCCACAGCCTGACTGACAGGTGTTTTCACATCTATCTCATTCAGTTTTTCCACAAACAGATGGCGGTCTTCGGTAGCCATAATCGCTTCTACGGAAGTACCCATAACTTCTACGCCATACTTTTGCAGTGTACCGTTCAGATACAGTTCCGTACCACAGTTCAGGGCTGTTTGTCCTCCAAAAGCGAGCAAGATACCATCTACGTTCTCTTTCTTTATTATTTCTTCAACGAAATAAGGAGTTACAGGAAGAAAGTAAACCTTATCGGCAATACCTTCCGAAGTCTGGATAGTGGCAATATTGGGATTAATCAACACGGTATAAATCCCTTCCTCCTTTAATGCTTTTAAAGCTTGTGATCCGGAGTAATCGAATTCTCCGGCCTGCCCGATTTTGAGTGCGCCCGAGCCTAGCACAATCGCTTTCTTGATCTTTTTGTTAATTGACATAAAATTTATGGCTAATTATGATGTTAAGGTCGCAGACCTATTTATTATTTGTCAAATGCAAATACAATAAGCAAGGAAATTGATATCATACCAATATAAATTTCGTCTTTTTACTTATTCTATATATAATTGTGTAAAGATAAGGCTTTTTTTCAATTAATTCCGATTAATAATTCCGGCCTGTACTCGAAGTGCATGGTGTCGTAATGATACCACTTCCCGCCCCAGATAAAGCCATGCTTTTCGAAGATATCTACAATCTGCTGTGGTATACGGTTCTTATATTTCACATCTACGTCTTCTGATGTACAACGACAGTCCCATTGCCAATAGTCGGAATACCTGACATTCAGGTCAATTGCTGTACCGAAACTATGCGAACTCATACGGTCTGTACCCCTCACCTTCCGCCAATTGAAAGTCCCGGCACTACGAAGATAATCTTTAAGTTCGGGGTGTTTGTCCAACTCATCCGAGATTTTCTGAAGTTGCTTATCTACTCCGTTTATACTTGTTACCCTCAACTTCTGATTTATAAGATTGGGACACCATGTGATTGCGACAAGGTTTTGTTGTACTTCGGATGAAGTAGAGCCATACATTTTCTTTAGCAATTGTTCGTTGCGTATCCGCCCGGGGTCATGGTTCTTGGGTATATTCTTCAGTTCGCCTTGTTTGTAATCATAAGCAAATATATCTCCTAAATCGGAGCTGTTTATGAGTTCGCTATGGTTCTTCTTTCCTCCTTCATCGTATCTGATTTTAGAACCGTCATACATGATAAGAGACGATCCGTCATATCCTTTAATCCGGGATGGATAAGCCTGTATTAACTTTCGCACTCCCGAGGGATATGTCCGGTCCTGTGCTCCGGCATAAAGTACGCTAAGTAAGAGAGATAGAGCCAAAGTAAGATAATTTTTCATGTATTTCCTATAATAAAAAAGGATATATCCCGCACAGGATATATCCTCTTCTTATATTCTATCTCTGATTATTTACGAATAACTTCGCCTTTGATATTCAATCTGTAGATTGAATCAGGAACATTTGAAAACACCGTAACGTCTTTACTGAATGTCCCCGGACGACCAGTAGTAGAATAGGTAACTTTAATCTTACCTTCTTTACCCGGTAACACAGGTTCATTTGTATAATCCGGCGTTGTACAACCACAACTAGCCTGCACTCTCTGGATAAGGAAAGGCGCTGTACCTGTATTTTTAAAAGTAAATTCACAACTTACCGAACCGGCGCTCTCTGCAACTTTACCAAAATCGTGTACTGCTTTTTGGAAAGTAACCTTAGGTGCTTTTTTACCGTCCTGAGCTGCGATAAAACCTGTTGATAGCACTAATGCAAACAGGATAAGTCCAATTTTTTTCATATCTCTAATTCTAAAATTTACTAATTAATTCTAATGTAGTTTCTAAGTTCTCTCAATCTAAATAGTTCACAAATGTAACAATAATATCAACTACATGTTTAACTTTTTAGATTATTTTACATTAGCATTCATCTCTCTTGTTCAGGTTCTTTCTAATTATATATCCACATCAATACAGGCTTTCTAGATGCTTTAAGCATCTCATCCACCTTGCGCATCATCTCGTTGCTGACAACGGGGCACCCCTGACTCCAGCCCAAAGGCAGATGTTTGGGATGAATATCATGATCAACAACGGGTGTATGTGAATGCAATACAACCCAGCGTTTGAAAGCATTGCTATTCGTCTTTTCCAATCCATGCATCTTATAGTGTACATTGATACCCCAACTGCTATAGGCACGTGCACCTATCTTATATTTCCCCAGCGAAGAACAATAACTGCCTTCCACATTACTGAATACAGGCTTCGATTGGGTACTCTCCATTCCGTAGCCATGGCAGCAAAGTCCCGAATACCTGATGGTATCTTTAGCAAAATCCCAGACAAAGAAACGTTTCTTGCCCGAATGAATACTGAAATCGATAAGGATACTGTATTCTGTACTGAAACCTTTCGATTTACAATAAGCCAAAGCTGAATCGGCTTTGGATTTAAGGCGGGTAAAAGCTACCAGGTTTTCGTCTTCTGTATTTCTATGTTCCGTCCGATCCACCCTACTATTGCAGGACTTGTATCTGATAAAAGATACAAGCCCAACAAGTAGAAGTATGGCCAATATGATAGAGCCGAATGTTTTCATATGTCTGTAGTTTTAGTTGTAAAGGTCTTTTGATCTCAACACCGCTATTCTTTTACTGTCACCTTTATTCCCTGCGTATGCGATACAAATTCCGGTGCATACATACATTGAATAGTGGTGATTCCATTTGCATACTCCCCTGTACGGTTTACATACACAGGATATTCCAACACATAAGTGCCCTTAGGCAAATGATCGAAGTAGAAATTAGTGGATGCATCTTTTGCCATCTGATAGTATATCAGACCGCCTGCCCACCTTGTACCAGAAATAGTCTGCTGTGGTTCGAAACACGGGGCACGCATATCTTTCAGTTGTACGAAATCCATATCCCTGTCGGTGCGCACTGTAAGACGGACAATCACTTTATCGCCGACTGTGAGTGGGTTGGACTCAGTTATCAGGTTCAAACCTTTTCCTGCTGCCGATACATTTTCTTTAAATAGCTCTTTGCTTACATTCAGATCACCCTTTTGTGATGTAATCTTATCCAGATTTTCGTAATACTGCCAGTACATAGCGCCATAAGCAGGCTGAGAAGAGGAGGCGGTTACTTCCACTTTGCCCATATCATTCGCTATTTCCGACTTATTCCATGTTTGTTTGAAATAGCCTGTTCCCAATTCTTTATTCTCCGGTTGGACAATCTGGCTTCCTACCTTAATTACCGTCGGAGCAGGTTCTGTTGCAAACCAGTCCGTACCCGAGCTTAGCAAGGCACTAATAGCATCAATAGACGCATGAGTGGATTCCCATACCTGTGTACGCTTCTGATTCAGCAGCCAACGTTTCATCATATCCATTTCCTCTTTAGATGCGCCGTTTTGTTCCAATGCATCCATGAGGAACGTATGTACACTGATAGCAGAGAGTGACATAAATACATTGCTGCGATTGTTTGGCCAGTACATGCCCAGTTTGGCGTTCTTAACCGCATGCTCTTTAATAGATTTTACAATCTTGTTTACTTGCTCTTTTTCTCCGTTTTGTTTCAACACAACAGACAGGATAGAACGTTCATACAGGTTCAATTTAGTCCAGTTCTTAGTTGCCACATCTGTATAGAAACGTTCAGCAGCGCGCGCTTCCTGACTAATAGGTATATCACGATAGAATGAGCGTACATAAGCAAATTCGAGCTGATTGGTAGAAATAGTTGTTATCTTTTCCCAGTCTTTATTATATTTTTTCAGGTTCTTGAAATCTTCCACTATCTGAAAGTCGATATATTTCAATGCTTTCATTTGCATTTCCTTTACCTCTTGAGGATACTGCACCTGTCCAACCTTCTGCAAATTAGCATATCCGTAAAGTATATACTGAGTTACCGAACGGCTCGGATAGAGTCCTTTGTACCATGACCAGCCTCCGTCATTTGTTATTAGTTCCGCTAATTTCCTTGTGGCTGCATCTGTTTGTTGTTTTGTATTATTCAGATCGAATAGCAGAGACAGGCGTTGCATTTGCTCTGTTTCGTCTTTGGCATCGAGTACCCAAGGCGTTTCTTCCAGTAAGACAGCTTTCAGTTCTTCATCTTTTTGAAGTTTGGAAACGAGCGTTTGCTTATCTGCTCCCTGTTTTTGCCAAGCCTGTATCATAGACGCTACTTTCGGATACTGGCGAACAATCGAGGATCCCAACGTATTCACATAATAACTCGCAAACCAGTTCACGGCGTTTTCATTCGACGGATTGCTCATAGTAGGCAATGCCTGTATCGCATACCATGCCGGATTGGATGCATATTCCAATGTCAGGCGATAGTTGCTCGCTGTGTTTGATGTATTGTTATATAGTTTATCGAATGTGAATGTGCTTGTGCCCTGCTTCGTTATATCTATCGGCATGCTTTCTGTTACCAGCATACGATTGGATAATACTGCCAATACATGCTGCTCACCGTCACTAAATGATTCGTTCTGAGCGACAATACGGCAACCGATCAACTCTATGCCAGAAGGGACATCGAATGTCCAGTTAACTGACGTAGAGGCATCTTTTTCGAGAGAGAATGTTTGCTTTTGGTTTGCTAAGCCTAAATCAATTACTTTATCAGTTGCAGGGTCAAAGAATTCGATATGCACATCTCCGGATAAAGCTTTATCCGAGAGGTTTGAAATCTTAGTGGAAATACTAGTCTTATCTCCCTGACGAACAAAGCGCGGTATATTAGGCGTCACCATCAGTTCTTTACGGGTAACCACCATCTGCTCTAATGTACCTACGCGTGCATCTTTATCGTGAGCCAGTGCCCTGAAACGCCATGTAGTATTGCTTTCGGGTACAGTAAACGATATAAGCGTCTCGCCTTTTTCGTTAGTCCTCAACTGAGGGAAGAAGAACGCTGTTTCGTTGAAGTTCTGGCGGATTTGAGGAGTTGGAGTATCAGTATCCTTTTTAAAGCCAATATCTAACAGATCTTCTACGCCTCCTGCCGAATCGGCGAGGACAACAGATTCGTTAAGCATTCCCTGTGGTGCAGCAACAGATGCTACGCCTCTAATCATTATTCCATTTTCAGCCCTCACTCTAGAAACCGAACCGGTCATCAGCTTTGCCTTATGAGTACCATATCCGACAACAACAACTTCATCATCAGAATAATTCAGATATTGCTGAGGAATATCTCCCAATGAATTATTCCGCCCATATGAATAAATGTAACCGAACCAATTGATAACATCCTTCGTTCTTTCAGGAATAGATATATCATATTGAGCCTCATAATGGAAATTAAACCATCGGCTATAATCATTACTATACCACGGGAAACTGTAATTTACAGGCGTTACATATTCCCTGCTTGTATAAGGACGGTTAAATGACCATGCCGTATACGGATACAGCTTATCCAGCGAAGTGTCATACATAGAAGCCAACAGTTCGGCCAAAGCGGGTTGGTTTGTTATATCCTTCACGCTTATAGTCCATGTTTCGGCCTGTCCCGGACGAAGTTTATCGCGGAATACTTCCAGTTTTATATTCAACTGTGTATCCGGCAAATCTGTTTTCTTGTATAATGAAGCCTCTTTGTTATAAAGTTTACCATCCCTCACCGATGTGAATGTCATTTTCAATTCATCGCCGTACTCATCTTTGTAAGGCACAGTGAATCTCTGGTTCGCATCACTAAGTTTTACGAAACGTTTTTCAAATACTTTCTTATTATTATACAACTGATAAAGGATATATGAATCTTTTTCAGATGAACCAAATATAACTTCGCCCGGCTTGTCTTTCCCAAATAACAGATTCTTTGTTATCAGCCATTCATTTGTCTTTATAGGCGGTTTCTTATCAGCATACGAATAAAGCACGAAATTCTGCTTTTCGCTTACTTCATTTCCTTTACTATCCAATGCTTTCACCTGCAACTGATACTTGCCCGATGCTAATGTTTTCAATCTGGCTTTCAGTTCGGTCTGTTCTCCTGTTTTGAATGAGCCGGACAATGCTTTGCTTTTTATAGAATCATTATCATCCAACGCGTATATTTCATAAGTCCCCGAAGTTTCTATATCCTGCGCCTGCAAATTACGGGCAGCGATTTTGAGTTCGTAGTCGCTTGTTTTCTCTATCTGTTGCGGTATATCGATATTGATTACCATCGACACATTCCCTACGGTTAGAGTATAAGTGTTCGACTGTGTTTCGCCATTCACATCCGTAACCGTAGCTGTAATGTTGAATGTATATATCTGCTTGTCATTGATGGAACGCAGAAGCGCCCTGTTACCGTCTCCGGCTTCGGGGGTAAATGTAATTTCGAACGAACCGTCGTCGTTTGTCTTCACTATGCCATCGGTAAAAGGTGTAGTGTTGCCTGAAGGCCAATACCAGAAGCTAAACTGCTCACGGCTTATATTGTATTTCACATCGGCACCCTGTAAACTGATGCCTGAGAAATTTTTGGCATAGCCTTTCAGCGTCACCTCTTCTCCGAATGTATAGGTTTTATCTACTTTATCGAAGGTGATTTCGAAGGTAGGGCGTTTGTATTCTTCTACATTAAAATAGGCAGAAGCGTCGTCTATCTCGATATGATATCCTCCCAAAAGGCCTGTTTGCGGCAAAATAAATTCGCCGGATATAGAGCCGAATTCATTTGTTATTATTTCCTTTACAGCGATAGATTCACCGTTTGCATTATATAATTCTACGGTGTATTCTTTATTCGCCAGCAATTTAGAACCATTATCTATGGCTATTGCTTTGAAATAAACGGTCTGGCCCGGACGGTAAATACTCCTGTCCGTAAATATACTGATGGCCTCTTCATCTCCGTCTTGCTGATTCTGATTCCATCTGTAATCCTGAGCTGTTAGGGTTTCTGCCCGCAAGCAGGAATCAGCTCCTAATTCAACCTTATATGTAGCAATGTTATAACGGTACTGATCTGTACTGACCGTCTTATCATTGTAAACGGCAAGCCCCAAAGCATCTGTTTTAAGTATTGTTATTAACTTCTGAGCAGTTTTACTATTGGGATATTCATAGGTATATATTTTAACTGTGGCATCTTTTACCGGTTTGCCTGTCATACGGTCTACTACGAGTATTTCGTATTCATCTTTAGCGCTGTTACGGGATAAGGCGATTAAAGAAGATACGGTAAAATCGAATGTATTATTGATTTGTAAATTTAAGTTATCATTCGCATTATCATTTTCCAAACTATCTTTCGAACGACTACTAAAAGAATATTTTCCGACAGGTAAAACACCTAAATCTATAGATAATGTGTCCTGCTGATAGGCAGCTTTAGAAATCAGGTTCAATTGAAGATCCTTCACCTGATTGTATTTTCCATTCTCTACCCTATATAATTTGAAGTCCTGTTTTTCTGCCAAAGCCTGTAAATTCCGATGTATCAATGTTAGTTGAAACGGTTGTTTGGGGTACTGTAACTGATTCCCTTTTATTGTCAGGGACGGATATTCCATTTCATTCAATCTGGCTTGAAGTACTTTTGCCCCATATGATGCCGGATATTTATCTATACCTTTCTTTATCCATGCGTAAATCTTTTCGTTTACATCGGCTGATTGCGTTCCGGTATATGAATCTACTATCTTGTTTATAATCTCAGTAGACGCTTCATTGTTCTCATATTTTTTTTCCAGAGCGATGAAAATGTCTAATACTTTATCACCGGATAATGTACGGGAATTCCGACTAAGATAGTTTGCCTTATCAATCTCCGTGAAAACAAGTGTCGGTATCATATTACGGCTCAGTAAATCCTTCATATATTGCTGGTAATACAGATAGATTATTTGCCGCTTATCCGCTCCGGCGCCAATATTGAGTTTAATATATTCATCTGCCGGGGCTGCCAGTTGCTCCAGACTTGCCCCCGTAAGCGTTGCATCATATTCCCGATACCCCATACCCTCTATTCTTTTTACAATCTGAATAGCGCGTTCCATCAGGAAGTCGTATAAAGTAGGATAGTATTTCTGACCGTCAGTACCTAAGAGTATTATATCGTCATAAGCCTTGGTTGTGGATTGTTTAAGCGCCATGATATCTTTTACCGATAAATCCAGGTTCCCGATAATCTTATTCATAAAGATATTACTGCTCCACTCTTTCATATCTTCAGGAACAATATCCTGTAAATCGGTTCGCTGGTTTATCTGCCACTGGTTGCTGTTATAATAGTCGGAATATAGCTCAGCTAACATTGAATGCAACAAAGCTTTTTCTTCCGTATTGGTCGTCTGAGCCAATAAAGCCTGTAAGTCTGTGAAGATGGCCTCACTATCGCTCCTGTCTATTTGTTTCTTATACTTATTTTTATAAATCAGGGCTTTGATCACTTGAGTGGTATTCTTATCGGAAATAGCCTTTTGCAGAATTTCATCTACAGATTTAGCGGCCGATTGCGGAAGACTTTGTTGCTCATAATCTTCTACCTGTTTCCACTCATTTTCATATTTCTTATTTGCTGTCTGTGCTATCATACTGATGCTCAATAAAAAGAACAGACTAATCAATAATTGCTTCTTCATATTATTACGTTTTGTATTTTCTCTCAATATATTATAGACGGATTTTAGGTGTATTATTCACAAAGAAAAGCGTTAAAATTAGTTATGAGTGATAAATAATGAGTTATATACTTTCAAATCATCACTTACAACGTATCATTTACTAACATACATGCCCAACCATACGGCACCGATGCCAAATACACAACTGGATAAGGTATAAACAAAGGCCATTGCCATCTGGTTGTTGTTGGCTAATGTTAAAGTTTCGCTGGCAAATGTGGAAAAAGTTGTAAAGCCTCCGCAAAATCCTGTGATAAGCAGAAACCGGAGATTATTGGAAGGTAAAAGATTTGCGAATAAACCGATACAAAAGCAGCCCAGAATATTGACTGCAAATGTCCCGACAGGAAACGGGAACGGTTCTGATCGCGTTACCAGTACTGAGGCAAGGAAACGCATAACGCTGCCTACTGCTCCTCCTATACTGACTAAAAGAATCTGCTTTAACATAGTTCAAATTTACATGTTTATTTTTAAACAGTGTTAATTAGTAGTTGAATTTCTTATTGTTGTATGAAAATGTTTAATTTTTTTACTACGCGCAATCACCGATCGCTTGTGTTCCTTTTATCCAAAGCCCCAAAAGGAACCAAAAATGCTTTGACGCCCATTTTATAAGCTGACCCATAACGGATTTAAAGGCGAAACGCAAAAGCTCGCTCTAAATAGAGCATAATACGAATCGGTCGATAAGCTCAAACAGGTTTTGGCTCGCCTGCGCTTCGCCGATTGTTAATTCGTTTTTTAGCCTTTTTCGCCCTATGGGTATCCATAAAGCAAATGGCGTTCGCTAACAACGCACAACGAGGCTGACGCATATTTGATAAAGGGCTTTGCTTACTAAGGCGTCAGCATCTGTGCATTAGTTCGGCAGGCGGGGTACCCACACGGTGCAGACGGCGTAGAATCAAACGGGGCGATAGCCCGTTTGTTTGGTTCAGCCGGCAAACCGATTGTGGGTCGCCGAGGAACGAAGCACTCGCTTTTTGCTTCCTTTTGGGCAATGCCAAAAGGAAGGACAAGCCCGGCAGGGCGCGGTAGAGATGAACTGAAAGATAAAAGTTTTTACAAAGAACGCTTATATGCATAAAAAAAACGATTAATGTAATCGAACATTAAAACTCAACTACTGATTCGCATAACTTGCAACTTTTTCCGTACCTTTGTATTGCTAAAAATAATAGAACTAACTAAAATAAGAATATCATGTTTTCAGGTATAGTAGAAGAGGCTGCAACAGTGGTTTCGTTGCGTAAAGAGGCAGAGAATCTGCATATAACAATGGAGTGTTCATTTACCCACGAGTTGAAGATTGACCAAAGTGTTTGTCATAATGGGGTATGTCTTACAGTCGTGAATATCGATGATAAAAAATATACCGTTACTGCTATTAAAGAAACACTGGAATGTTCTAATCTCGGCTTATTACAGGTTGGAGATAAGGTAAATCTCGAACGTAGTATGTTGATGAATGGTCGCCTCGACGGACATATTGTTCAGGGACATGTAGATCAGACCGCTAAATGCGTTGAAATAAGAGAAGCCGATGGTAGCTGGTACTTCAAATTCGAATATGAGTTTGATCGTGAAATGGCAAAGAAAGGCTATCTGACAGTAGATAAAGGCTCAGTAACAGTAAATGGAGTCAGCCTGACTGTAGTCGACCCTACCTACAATACATTCGAAGTAGCTATTATACCATATACATATGAGCATACTAACTTCCATCAGTTTAAAGTAGGTAGCGTGATAAATATCGAATTTGATATAATTGGAAAATATATAAGCCGTATTACACAATTGTGATTGCAATAAGATAATCCAATGAAATACCTTAGCCTCCTTTTTATTTTTTTTATGCCCTTCTTGTCCATATTTTCGCAGGACGGGAAAGGACTGGATGAGACCTTAGTGCAAATGCTCGAAGAGGAGCAGGCTGTACGTAAAAGTATGTCGACTTTCTATGCAGAATGGAGCGGTAAGGAGGAATTTCAATCCAAAAGGGATAGCATTGTGGCTGTCATGCTTAAAATAGACAGAGCCAATCAGCAGTTTATTGCCAATCTTTTAGATTCGGTAGGCTGGCCCGGCAATCTTACTCCTCAGGCTAATATGGCCATATTTATGATTGTTCAGCATTCTCCTGTTGCGTATATGAATAAATATGCTCCATTGATAACAGAGGGATATAGAAAAGGGTATGTAGATTCGGGATTATATGCAATCTTCGAAGATCGTTTCCTTATGCGTCAAAATAAACCTCAATTATACGGATCGCAGATAATGAATGGTTATGTCTGGCCTATTCAGGATTTAGATTTGCTGGATGCCCGGCGAAAAGAGATGAATTTGTCCTCTCATCAAGAGTATCTTGACAGCTTCAAAAAATCCGGCATGCAAATAAATTGGGATAAAGAACTGACTGTCGAAGAATTAATAAAAATATTGGGGTTTAGCCCAAAAGATGTTGAATAATGGATTTTTACGAACTAGTAAAACAACGTCAGAGTACCCGTGCTTATGATACTACCCGCAGTGTAGACCGTGAGAT
Protein-coding sequences here:
- a CDS encoding DUF6624 domain-containing protein → MKYLSLLFIFFMPFLSIFSQDGKGLDETLVQMLEEEQAVRKSMSTFYAEWSGKEEFQSKRDSIVAVMLKIDRANQQFIANLLDSVGWPGNLTPQANMAIFMIVQHSPVAYMNKYAPLITEGYRKGYVDSGLYAIFEDRFLMRQNKPQLYGSQIMNGYVWPIQDLDLLDARRKEMNLSSHQEYLDSFKKSGMQINWDKELTVEELIKILGFSPKDVE
- the crcB gene encoding fluoride efflux transporter CrcB; protein product: MLKQILLVSIGGAVGSVMRFLASVLVTRSEPFPFPVGTFAVNILGCFCIGLFANLLPSNNLRFLLITGFCGGFTTFSTFASETLTLANNNQMAMAFVYTLSSCVFGIGAVWLGMYVSK
- a CDS encoding alpha-2-macroglobulin family protein, giving the protein MKKQLLISLFFLLSISMIAQTANKKYENEWKQVEDYEQQSLPQSAAKSVDEILQKAISDKNTTQVIKALIYKNKYKKQIDRSDSEAIFTDLQALLAQTTNTEEKALLHSMLAELYSDYYNSNQWQINQRTDLQDIVPEDMKEWSSNIFMNKIIGNLDLSVKDIMALKQSTTKAYDDIILLGTDGQKYYPTLYDFLMERAIQIVKRIEGMGYREYDATLTGASLEQLAAPADEYIKLNIGAGADKRQIIYLYYQQYMKDLLSRNMIPTLVFTEIDKANYLSRNSRTLSGDKVLDIFIALEKKYENNEASTEIINKIVDSYTGTQSADVNEKIYAWIKKGIDKYPASYGAKVLQARLNEMEYPSLTIKGNQLQYPKQPFQLTLIHRNLQALAEKQDFKLYRVENGKYNQVKDLQLNLISKAAYQQDTLSIDLGVLPVGKYSFSSRSKDSLENDNANDNLNLQINNTFDFTVSSLIALSRNSAKDEYEILVVDRMTGKPVKDATVKIYTYEYPNSKTAQKLITILKTDALGLAVYNDKTVSTDQYRYNIATYKVELGADSCLRAETLTAQDYRWNQNQQDGDEEAISIFTDRSIYRPGQTVYFKAIAIDNGSKLLANKEYTVELYNANGESIAVKEIITNEFGSISGEFILPQTGLLGGYHIEIDDASAYFNVEEYKRPTFEITFDKVDKTYTFGEEVTLKGYAKNFSGISLQGADVKYNISREQFSFWYWPSGNTTPFTDGIVKTNDDGSFEITFTPEAGDGNRALLRSINDKQIYTFNITATVTDVNGETQSNTYTLTVGNVSMVINIDIPQQIEKTSDYELKIAARNLQAQDIETSGTYEIYALDDNDSIKSKALSGSFKTGEQTELKARLKTLASGKYQLQVKALDSKGNEVSEKQNFVLYSYADKKPPIKTNEWLITKNLLFGKDKPGEVIFGSSEKDSYILYQLYNNKKVFEKRFVKLSDANQRFTVPYKDEYGDELKMTFTSVRDGKLYNKEASLYKKTDLPDTQLNIKLEVFRDKLRPGQAETWTISVKDITNQPALAELLASMYDTSLDKLYPYTAWSFNRPYTSREYVTPVNYSFPWYSNDYSRWFNFHYEAQYDISIPERTKDVINWFGYIYSYGRNNSLGDIPQQYLNYSDDEVVVVGYGTHKAKLMTGSVSRVRAENGIMIRGVASVAAPQGMLNESVVLADSAGGVEDLLDIGFKKDTDTPTPQIRQNFNETAFFFPQLRTNEKGETLISFTVPESNTTWRFRALAHDKDARVGTLEQMVVTRKELMVTPNIPRFVRQGDKTSISTKISNLSDKALSGDVHIEFFDPATDKVIDLGLANQKQTFSLEKDASTSVNWTFDVPSGIELIGCRIVAQNESFSDGEQHVLAVLSNRMLVTESMPIDITKQGTSTFTFDKLYNNTSNTASNYRLTLEYASNPAWYAIQALPTMSNPSNENAVNWFASYYVNTLGSSIVRQYPKVASMIQAWQKQGADKQTLVSKLQKDEELKAVLLEETPWVLDAKDETEQMQRLSLLFDLNNTKQQTDAATRKLAELITNDGGWSWYKGLYPSRSVTQYILYGYANLQKVGQVQYPQEVKEMQMKALKYIDFQIVEDFKNLKKYNKDWEKITTISTNQLEFAYVRSFYRDIPISQEARAAERFYTDVATKNWTKLNLYERSILSVVLKQNGEKEQVNKIVKSIKEHAVKNAKLGMYWPNNRSNVFMSLSAISVHTFLMDALEQNGASKEEMDMMKRWLLNQKRTQVWESTHASIDAISALLSSGTDWFATEPAPTVIKVGSQIVQPENKELGTGYFKQTWNKSEIANDMGKVEVTASSSQPAYGAMYWQYYENLDKITSQKGDLNVSKELFKENVSAAGKGLNLITESNPLTVGDKVIVRLTVRTDRDMDFVQLKDMRAPCFEPQQTISGTRWAGGLIYYQMAKDASTNFYFDHLPKGTYVLEYPVYVNRTGEYANGITTIQCMYAPEFVSHTQGIKVTVKE
- a CDS encoding riboflavin synthase; protein product: MFSGIVEEAATVVSLRKEAENLHITMECSFTHELKIDQSVCHNGVCLTVVNIDDKKYTVTAIKETLECSNLGLLQVGDKVNLERSMLMNGRLDGHIVQGHVDQTAKCVEIREADGSWYFKFEYEFDREMAKKGYLTVDKGSVTVNGVSLTVVDPTYNTFEVAIIPYTYEHTNFHQFKVGSVINIEFDIIGKYISRITQL